The sequence below is a genomic window from Haematobia irritans isolate KBUSLIRL chromosome 3, ASM5000362v1, whole genome shotgun sequence.
gccattttttggtaggatcTCCGATCCTGGCGCCTCCTGAACAGTTAGAGGAGGAATCCCCACTTCATTTGGTACATCGATTCAGGAAAATGAAGGCGCTGTCGCAACAGTTCTGCTTACGGTGGAAAGAGGAATATTTGAAATGCTTACAGAAAAGATATAAATGGAAATTTCCGCAGCGTGATATCGAAGTAGGGGACTTGGTAGTAATTCGTGATGAACAATTGCCTCCTACATCGTGGAAGTTAGGTCGTGTGGATGACGTCCACCCGGGATCTGACGGTCGCGTTAGAGTTGCTGACGTGAGAACGGCAAACGGTGTTGTAAGACGACCGGTGGTAAAATTGGTCATACTGACCGAATAGTTTTCGATCGTTCATATAGTAAGCGTCATCTTTCTTTTCGCAGTACAATGGAAAATATGAGGGAAATTGTTAAGACTCTCCCTGACTACGAGGATGACGTCCCGATGTCCGATGAGGAAAAAgagattttagaaaataatgttGCACCGGTTCTTCGCGAGCCGTTACCAGCCATCGAGCAGGTCCCTGACGTCGGGATGACCCCAGTCGTCGCCTCTTCACAAGGGGTAGTACCGACGCAGAAAGTTGTCCCTCCGTCGGGGGCTGATACGGCTCCCGCTGACGTATCCGCAACCAACGTAGCCAAACCATCGTCATCCCCTACGGGGACTGCCCAAAAGAATTCAGGTGCGAATAAAAGAGTGCACTCGAATGTCTGTGTGTTGTGTAGGCGAAGTCACAATCTCAGGTCGTGTCGCAAATTTTTGAACATGCGTTTGGAGCAACGATTGCGCACTGTAGTGTTGCATCGGGTATGTTCAAACTGTCTGGGCAGGTCTCACATGCGATCGACCTGCAATAGTCGCGAGAGGTGCCGCGAATGTGGAGATAGCCACCATACGCTGCTACATTCATTTGACCAGCAACAACGTCCTTCCGCTCAAACCTTGTCGACGAGAAAGTCCAAGTCAAGTTCGTCCGTTAACTCGTCGGCGTACTGTATCACGAATACCGCTCCCATATCTGGTCCGATGTTGGTTCTACAACCAACCGTCACGCTTGGTCCCACTATAGTCCTCTTGCTTGTCTTGTCCGATCGTCGAATTCCTGTCCGAGCTGTCCTCGACCCGTGTGCGGGGTACAGTATGATTTGTAGTAGTTTAGCTCTCAGCCTACGGCTTGTCTCAGCGATGACGTCGCATGACGCATTTTGTCGGCTTGTTGCTGTCTCCCGACACAATGCAGAAAGTAAATTGGTTTTTTCTGCCCGGGTAACAGACCTGACCCGTGTTGTCACCCCATCGTCGTCGGCTCCAGATACGATACGGGAACATTTCGAGTGTCTCCAGCTGGCCGACCCAAGGTTTTACCGTCCTTCCGGGGTGGGGTTGGATCTAGGGCCCGATGTCTACGCACGGGTTCTAAAGACACGAATATTTTCGAGTCCTGGATTCCCATTGGCGCAGCTAACGATGTTTGGCTGGATAGTATCAGGTCAATGCCAACCATAAGTGTCGTAGGTCATCCTGGCCAATAACCCAGACACTGCAGACCCTCCGGGTCAACGGCTCTACGAGCATTTAGTTAAGAAACAATGAAGTTGGAAAAAatgaatacatgaactaataaaaaaaaaaaaaaattgctcaatttgaaaatgaaactgacatcgcattttatatttattttgatattaaaatattgtatGTAATGTCTATGTattattgaatttcaattacaacatagctggatgttgcaaggcgggcggaatgtttaagttcaaattcgtaaggtcaaaatttattcgttagatggggacttaaaatcttgtaaaatgacaatttccccctcgttaggaaatgtaccctaagctctggatgcagctctgtgctttcagcacaattcgttacatttttctaacgagtcgcgccattaccgtcttgcggcgtctaacttttgttattattcgttactggattacgtccgtccaacgattgttttgtaaaaggtaaataataatctcccaaaaattcaataaaattacgttttattgaaacatcattgaaaagaaaaactaaatcccttgtgtttttatttattttatttttcggtgcTACGCATTCAAATACACTAAAAAAGTTTACTAGGATTTAAAGACTTGGACCTtctcttaaagattttggtattgattccgagccaattctTTAAAAGAAAAGGCGTTGTTTGGACCTgtgtggctttaaatctaggatcaataaaattataattaggaTATTTAATGTAGACTTAGCTTTACCCCCTCAGTGGATCCAATAATGAAttgtaaaaaaactttaaatatcaccCACCCACTTTAAAAATACAAGCAAATTACCTTTGAATGATTTTGATACATAGCACACATACCTGCAATGAAACAATAAACAGTGGTTTAGTGATAtatacctaaaaaaatatttatataaaaaatatatattattgaaaatgttaaacAGCTAAATTTCCATTATCTTTGATTTGAAAACCTCTAAACTCATCCCCAAAGTCTTCCCATTCACTTAGGTGAACCACACAATAAAACTATAATGACCATAAGGCAAGTGAGCTATTTACTCTTCTacagaaacacacacacatacacaaactcATATGATATGCATTCAAGTCTCTAATATTTGGTTTCCGTTTGTGAGGGGGGGGGGGTGGTAGTGATGACAGAACTTTTCAAAATGTCAAATTAATTGTGGCTTACATTGTAAAAGACAAATATTAACTTTTGGTTTCATGTGTGGTTTTAATTTGTGATACAACAGCATCAACATCAGctaaagcaacaacaaaaacaacaacaacaacagtggcAATATTTATACATAAATTATGACAATTTCATAGAGACTGAAAACAACGTAGAGAACTCTGTtgctgaaatttttgtcacattcACAACTTCATAAAAGTTTAGTACACAAAGGTGTGTTGTAGATTCAAACATAAATATTGGTTTGTTTGGTTTGTTGAATATTAGGATGTGATGACATTTGCGGGAGCTATATGGTTATTGCATATTTACAGGCGTAgtcaattaaccctctaatgccccaattttttgccatctgaattaattttcaatgttaacgacacaaaagcaagagaactaagcatgaaaaatttataccgtaaaattcagcatatgctgcaaagcctcttgaatagtttcaaataagttttgtttttattttgcccatttttgttgtcttaaggtgtgttttactaaaagcttccttattaaatgaagaccgcctaaaggcgggcttgggcattagagggttaatatattACCACAAAACTATTGCATATGTCCAAGCGGTAGTACTGTTTGAAATTTTaacttgtaatttaatttattactttaCGGGTTcgcataataatatttttacaatattcataattttaaatgcatttaaaagaaaaacagaAATTCTGAATAACGCATTCAGTGTTATCCTCTTTTATTTCacctttaataatttaaatcggCTTTGTTTTCGATACTAAGCCTACATAGtatatcataaaatttcctaaaatttaattgaaccataaattattgttattattacatGTATATTTTAAGTacgattaattattatttttttttatttttttgtgaaaatggacaatttatttaaaatttctctactgaaatatttatttatactttCTTAAAAGACAGcgtaacaaaaaaacaagtatatacggccgtaagttcggccaggccgaagcttatgtaccctccatcatggattgcgtagaaacttcttctaaacactgccatccacaatcgaattacttaagttgcggtaacgcttgccgatggcaaggtatattaaaacctcctaacaccatattctaaattgtatgtaagtccatacgtggtatatattaaatcaaaaaagatcgatccaatacgtatataattcagtttgacaaagtagacataaaattttgacaaaattttctacagaaataaaattttaacaaaattttctatagaaataaaattttcacaaaattttctatagaaataaaaattttggcaaaattttctatagaaagaaaattttgacaaaaatttctacagaaataaaattttagcaaaaatttctatagaaataaacttttgacaaaatttcctatagaaataaaatcttggtagattatttttggctcgagtggcaaccatgattatgaaccgaataaaatttgaaaaaaattttctatagaaataaaattttgacaaaattttctatagaaataaaaaattgtaaatcgaAGTGTCAACAATAATACAGTCCACAATTTCAGAAATCTCTCAcggatttgtacattttattatgaaccgtataaaattttaacaaaattttctctagaaataaaaatttgacaaaattttcaaatctggagaacgttttatatgggggctatatataattatggaccgatatggaccaattgtggcacggttgttaaagatcatatactaacaccatgttccaaattacaaccagattggaagaaatttgcttctcttggagacttcgcaagccaaatctggggatcggtttatatgggggctatatataattatgaaccgatgtggaccaatttttgcatggttgttcgagaccatataccaacatcatgtaccaaatttcaggtggatcggatgaaatttgtttctctttgaggcaccgcaagcaaaatctggggatcggtttatatgggcgctatatataattatggaccgatgtggaccaatttttgcacggttgctagagaccatataccaataccatgtaccaaatttcagccggatcggatgcactttgcttctctttgaggcttcgcaagccaaatctggagatcggtttatatggggtctatatataattatggaccgatgtggaccaatttttgcatggttgttagagaccatataccaacatcatgtaccaaatttcagcaggatcggatgaaatttgcttctctttgaggctccgcaagccaaatctgaggatcggtttatatgggggctatatataattatggaccgatgtgaaccaatttttgtgatattattagagaccatataccaacaccatgtaccaaatttcaggcggatcggatgaaatttgcttctcttttaggctccgcaagccaaatctggggatcggtttttatgggggctatatataattatggaccgatgtggaccaatttttgcatggttgttagagaccatatacaaacaccatgtaccaaatttcagccggatcggatgaaatatgcttctgttagaggctccacaagccaaatctgagggtccctttatatgggggctatacgtaaaagtggaccgatatggcccattttcaataccatccgacctacatcgataacaactacttgtgcaaagtttcaagtcgatagcttgtttcgttcggaagttagcgtgatttcaacagacggacggacggacggacggacggacggacggacatgcttagatcgactcagaattccaccacgtcccagaatatatatactttatggggtcttagagcaatatttcgatgtgttacaaacggaatgacaaagttaatatacccccatcctatgatggagggtataaaaataggccACAaattatgcactgaaaaaaacataccAGGTTCCatagattttatctttacactaatgattttggtattgattccgagcttgaGAAttcaataaagacaaaattctttcttaattttgatttttgcgtatttgataatagtaaacaaattttaatttattccttttttttgccttcatgtgctatcaaaatgcgtgttaacaacaacttaagtttccaaattcagactcaactACAAGTTGAAATtaggctatgtttcaagtaaaaaatgtctctgaaataaaatattgaaaacaagtatatacggccgtaagttcggccaggccgaatcttatgtagcctccaccatggattgcatagaaactacaactaaagactgtcatccataatcgaattacttgggttgcggtaacacttgccgatggcaaggtatcttaagacatcttaacaccgtcttctaaattgtaagctacaccgaaaaaaaggaaactgttctataggaagaaaaaactaactcgtacgaaagttgaactaaatttttctacacaGTTTTAGGTTTCCCCAAAGCGTTGTCAAAACTAGGAAaatgtaatgccctgttgtactttttaactacagttcacgaaattacaccgtcttatagaagaaaatattaactaaaagttaagaagaaaatcattggcgacaaatcatgaccattttaaccatacagtagttcattcttactatttttgggaatcgtacgaaaattgtcatttgctttagttcatattgaacttatgtgtacggtcatcgaattttatactcacgtttagttcataaaatatttgagacatacctaacaaaggagccatcgtggtgcaatggttaacatacccgccttgcacacaaggtcgtgggttcgattcctgcttcgaccgaaaaccaaaaagtttttcagcggtggattatcccacctcagaaatgctggtgacatttctgaggctttcaaagcttctctaagtggtttcactgcaatgatgaacgccgttcggattggctataaaacggaggtcgcttgtcattgagctgaacatggaatcggacagcactcagtgataagagagaagttcaccaatggactgaatagtgtaagtgagcctgatacatcgggctgccacctaacctaacctaacctaacctacttaaaaaaaacggaaaatttcgcaaaaagtaataaaatttaactacaaacaaataattttttaccataaaaataggttaaatttagcgttagtttaactacggaaattttgatCTATGTAGTCcatacggtggctcccaaaacaagtatatacggccgtaagttcgaccaggccgaatcttatgtaccctccaccatggattgcgtagaaacttctacgaaagactgtcatccacaatcgaattacttgggttgtggtatcttaaaacttcttaacatcgttttctaaagtgtgagtattagacaaaaaaggtatgtttaggtaagtctacaaataattacgaatggaTATGGATTTTTGTACGGTACGTTGGGAGactgaattgaaatatgggggtcgcttatatgggggctatatacaattatgaacttgaatggaccaatttttgtgtgattggggatcgatttatctgagggctatatataactatagacaaatctcgggatcggtttatatgggggctatatatgattatggactaatatggaccacttttggcatggttgttaaatatcataaagggtgatacggtcaaaatttggtcaatataaacttcacgtatttctttcaattttgcatttaaaaaacctgaacacccctcattttgaaggtgtgtgtgtagaatattgctcttattttgattttgaaattcactcttcagttgtcaaaatgccgtccaagcaagaagagcagcgtatcaaaattttgctcgcgaaaatctaaggcaaactggctttctgcggcgaagaaggtggacaaggtggctgtacaaaatctgatagctggtgtcaagcgtgaggcccgtcaattcggatttggaaaaacgaaagcctaactgaatagtttttctgaattttatactaattgaacttgaaaaagaaatttaatttgattttttaaataaacgatttcaccgatttacacgcgttttcccttgaccaaattttgaccgtatcaccctttatactacaatcacgtaccaaatttcaaccagatcggatgaattttgcttctccaaaaggcaccggaggtcaaatctggggattggtttatatgggggctatatataattatggaccgatttcgaccaattttggcatgggtgtttgaggccatatattaacaccacgtaccaaatttcagccggatcggaagaaatatgctactcttataggctccgcaagccaaatatgggagtccgtttttatgggggctatacgtaaaagtggaccgatatggcccatttgcaataccatctgacctacatcaataacaactatttgtgccaagtttgaagtcgatagcttgtttcgttcggaagttagcgtgatttcaacagacggacggacatgcttagatcgactaagaatttcaccacgaccacgaatatatactttatggggtcttacagcaatatttcgatgtgttacaaacggaatgacaaagttaatagatcccccatcctatggtggagggtataaaaaggccgattaaatacgtatataaaatttaaatacgtactaaattttctatagaaataagattttgacaacgttttctctagaaataaaattttgacaaaattttctatacaaataaaatgttgaaaaattttgaaataaaattttgataaaattttctatagaaataaaattttgacaaaattttctatagaaataaaattttgacaaaattttctatagaaccgatatggaccaatttttgcatggctgttaccggccatatactagcacaatgtaccaaatttcaactgactcggatgaaaaatctcgggatcgattgatttgggggctatatatgattatggactgatatggaccacttttggcatggttgttaaatatcatatactacaatcacgtaccaaatttcaaccagatcggatgaattttgctgctccaaaaggcaccggaggtcaaatctggggatcggtttttataggggctatatacaattatggactgatatgaaccaattcctgcatggttgttggataccatatactaacatcacgtaccaaatttcaaccgaatcggatgaattgtgctcttacaaggggctccggaggtcaaatctggggattggtttatatgggggctatatataattatggaccgatttcgaccaatttttgcatggatgtttgaggccatatattaccaccacgtaccaaatatcaactgaatcagatgaattttggtcttccaagaggcttcggagttcaaatctggtgatcggtttatatgggagctatatataattattaaccgatgtggaccaatttttgcatggtcattagagaccatatactaacaccatgtaccaaatatcagcaagccaaatctggggatcggtttatgtaccacttttcagccggatcggatgaaatttgcatctctaagaggctccgaaagccaaatctggggatcggtttatatgggggctatatataattatggaccgatgcggaccaatttttgcatggttgttagagaccatatactaacaccatgtaccaaatttcagccggatcggatgaaattggcttctcttagagggtctccaAGTCAAATtctgggtctgtttatatgggggctatacgtaaaagtggaccgatatggcccattttcaataccatccgacctacatcaataacaactacttgtgccaagtttcaagtcaatagcttcggacgttagcgtgatttcaacagacggacggacggactgatatgctcagatcgactcagaatttcaccacgacgcagaatatatatacttcatggggtcttagaacaatatttcgatgtgttacaaacggaatacccccatcctatggtggagggtataataagtccaTAATCCAGATTCAATCAAATTCTTGTGTTTTGTAAAGCCTGAAAGtatgctataaaaatttaagatcaATTTCGAAATATTCAACGGAAAAAGCTATACTCTGTGAAGGGCggatttaaatttgatttaatttttgtgaagaagtaTATGAGATTTGCTCATTGATTTACCGATCTACTctaatataaaaacttattcaTATGTCAATGGCATTTACCGCAAAGGTATAACAATTTATTAACTATATGTGTGTGAATACATGTGTGCATGTTTGTCTGagtgaaaatattttgcaacaaaCACAATCATCAAATATCCATATGTCTGCAAATATGTGAGGACATAGTTTCATAGTTGtgtgaacatttttgaaatttctcccATAGTATTTTTGCTATTCCTTTATTTCAGGCATAAATGCACCAGTGGAAAGATGTTTTTACCCTTTACGATTTATCGTTTTCAAAATTGGCGTAGGAtacagtgtgcaaaattttgaaaagtgaattaataaataaggaaaaatcaaaatgaaaaaatattaccaaacatttgccaaataaaattttaattgaattttgaaaaagttctaattaaacatttaattgcacTAAGTTCTTAATTAAAACAGAACAatttattatacaaattattattttttatttcgatatttgcacTGATAtaattataagaataatattagaGAAAAAATAGCATTGGCTACGGGGGCCAACAAgtaacaaaaagtaaaaatttaacacaTTTATATCAGTgttttatagagatttttttttgtaatgtggATTGTCACTAGCCTCTCTAATCATTTTATCTTCATTTCATTGCTTATGCGATTTCAGAGAGATTCGTACTCATTTTCCCACGGCCTTTTAAATCGAAAGAGAACAGGAGacccaattttattttggggtcCATTTTCATGCTTGAGTTACATTTTATTAGGGTTCATTTTCACGGGGCTA
It includes:
- the LOC142229517 gene encoding uncharacterized protein LOC142229517; amino-acid sequence: MENMREIVKTLPDYEDDVPMSDEEKEILENNVAPVLREPLPAIEQVPDVGMTPVVASSQGVVPTQKVVPPSGADTAPADVSATNVAKPSSSPTGTAQKNSGANKRVHSNVCVLCRRSHNLRSCRKFLNMRLEQRLRTVVLHRVCSNCLGRSHMRSTCNSRERCRECGDSHHTLLHSFDQQQRPSAQTLSTRKSKSSSSVNSSAYCITNTAPISGPMLVLQPTVTLGPTIVLLLVLSDRRIPVRAVLDPCAGYSMICSSLALSLRLVSAMTSHDAFCRLVAVSRHNAESKLVFSARVTDLTRVVTPSSSAPDTIREHFECLQLADPRFYRPSGVGLDLGPDVYARVLKTRIFSSPGFPLAQLTMFGWIVSGQCQP